In the genome of Pseudomonadota bacterium, one region contains:
- the rplI gene encoding 50S ribosomal protein L9, whose product MKVILQEPVDRLGNVGDLVSVANGYARNYLIPTGLAIEANEGNVKYQKHHQRVLDKKRGRLQAKGEELKKRIEAILLDFERKVGEKGKLFGSVTNKDIADALLEKGVEVDRRKIDLPEAIKGLGNYVAVVALQPGIVAEIAIRVAGDPESQALLAEKEAKESDSIPVEMTVEAEEETVAEPGEQDQ is encoded by the coding sequence ATGAAAGTTATTTTACAGGAGCCGGTAGACCGGCTTGGTAATGTTGGAGATCTGGTTTCAGTTGCTAATGGCTATGCCAGGAATTACCTGATTCCCACCGGCTTGGCCATCGAAGCGAATGAAGGTAATGTTAAATACCAGAAGCACCATCAGCGGGTGCTGGATAAGAAACGGGGTCGTCTGCAGGCTAAAGGTGAGGAGCTCAAGAAACGGATTGAAGCAATTTTACTGGATTTTGAGCGAAAAGTTGGTGAAAAGGGAAAACTTTTTGGTTCAGTAACCAATAAAGATATTGCCGATGCCCTGCTGGAAAAAGGGGTTGAGGTTGACCGGCGTAAAATTGACCTGCCGGAGGCGATCAAGGGACTGGGTAATTATGTTGCCGTCGTGGCTCTCCAGCCGGGAATTGTGGCCGAAATTGCGATTCGGGTAGCTGGCGATCCGGAAAGCCAGGCCCTGCTGGCTGAAAAAGAGGCGAAAGAGTCTGATTCTATTCCCGTGGAGATGACTGTCGAGGCTGAAGAGGAAACGGTTGCCGAGCCTGGTGAACAGGATCAGTAG
- the dnaB gene encoding replicative DNA helicase, with protein MAQETAENKLSPKLPPQNIMAEQAVLGGIMFDNMAINKVMDILATADFYREANRKIYQVMIDLSLKGEAIDLVTVTERLRVREKLDQVGGVTYLTMLVDSIPTAANIISYARIIKEKSILRLMIDAATSIVGRCYNDIDDVDELVDEAERTIFEVAEKRVNPAFSPIETIVKDSFKAIERLYESPDLIAGVPSGFTDLDKMTTGFQNSDLVVIAGRPSMGKTAFALNIAQHAAISGELPVAVFSLEMSKEQLVVRMLCSEAEVDAHKLRSGFLARTDWPKLTRGAGILSEAPIFIDDTPAMTVLEMRAKARRLKAEQNLGLIIVDYLQLMRGHRNMDSREREISEISRSLKALAKELNVPVIALSQLNRGVESRQDKRPQLSDLRESGAIEQDADVILFVYRDEVYDKDNTDNKGLAEIIVGKQRNGPVGLVRLRFLHQFTAFKNLDQRFDDVMASEIDGADDFAYFDKTEE; from the coding sequence ATGGCTCAGGAAACTGCCGAAAACAAACTATCTCCCAAACTTCCACCTCAGAATATCATGGCTGAGCAGGCGGTTTTGGGAGGAATAATGTTTGATAATATGGCCATTAACAAGGTTATGGATATTCTGGCTACTGCTGATTTCTATCGTGAGGCCAATCGGAAAATTTATCAGGTGATGATCGATCTGTCCCTTAAAGGGGAGGCTATTGATCTGGTTACGGTTACTGAGCGCCTGCGGGTCAGGGAGAAGCTTGATCAGGTGGGGGGGGTTACCTATCTGACCATGCTGGTTGATAGCATTCCAACGGCTGCCAATATCATTTCCTATGCCAGAATTATCAAGGAGAAATCTATTCTGCGCCTGATGATTGACGCAGCCACCTCAATTGTCGGCCGTTGTTATAATGATATTGATGATGTTGATGAGTTGGTTGATGAGGCGGAAAGAACCATTTTTGAAGTGGCCGAAAAACGGGTCAATCCAGCCTTTTCCCCCATCGAAACGATTGTAAAGGATAGTTTTAAGGCGATAGAAAGACTTTATGAAAGTCCGGACCTGATTGCCGGGGTGCCGTCGGGTTTTACTGATCTGGATAAAATGACCACCGGTTTTCAGAATTCCGACCTGGTTGTTATTGCCGGTCGTCCAAGTATGGGTAAAACTGCTTTTGCCCTCAATATTGCCCAGCATGCGGCAATTTCCGGTGAGTTGCCGGTAGCTGTTTTTTCGCTGGAGATGTCCAAGGAGCAGTTGGTTGTCAGGATGCTGTGTTCTGAAGCTGAAGTTGATGCCCATAAACTGAGAAGCGGCTTCCTGGCCCGTACAGATTGGCCAAAACTGACGCGGGGTGCCGGAATTTTGTCTGAAGCCCCTATTTTTATCGATGATACACCGGCGATGACGGTTCTGGAAATGCGGGCGAAGGCCAGGCGGCTGAAAGCGGAACAGAATCTTGGTTTGATCATTGTCGATTACCTCCAGCTTATGCGTGGTCATCGGAATATGGACAGCCGGGAGCGGGAGATATCGGAAATTTCCCGTTCATTGAAAGCATTGGCCAAAGAATTGAATGTTCCTGTTATTGCCCTTTCCCAGCTTAACCGGGGGGTTGAAAGCCGGCAGGATAAACGGCCCCAGCTTTCAGACCTGCGGGAATCGGGGGCCATTGAGCAGGATGCCGATGTCATTCTTTTTGTCTACCGGGATGAAGTTTATGATAAGGATAACACTGATAATAAGGGGTTGGCGGAAATAATAGTCGGAAAACAGCGTAATGGGCCGGTGGGACTAGTGCGCTTAAGATTTCTGCATCAATT
- a CDS encoding DUF2232 domain-containing protein, giving the protein MVTDHSFPVRMFVLGVVATTCFFIAAIAVPIFGFVPGLLTMVPAVYVGILTRHRWLPLYIVALTTVLLYLFFHQGGPLLGFLLEYGLPAVMLNEVARKLSTRLRVMVVAAGACVGIVLLAVFFYAFQSSVTPMALVQQAFQANLEMVQQVYRDMGMAKEQLAFLHDSTPILGYWVGMLFPSLLFGAYFLLNGLTMVMVSLLGRWRHTPIIWGEGPLFENFTVYPQTIWVLIGLWVVVLLPGLPELIRFFLFNGIFVLAFFYFLQGMAIFHCYLKKFQVGGGGRAFIYFLLFAFHFLLVAVVMIGLFDMWVDFRKFSRKVKS; this is encoded by the coding sequence GTGGTAACTGATCATTCTTTTCCTGTCAGGATGTTTGTCCTGGGGGTTGTGGCGACGACCTGTTTTTTTATCGCTGCGATTGCTGTTCCGATCTTTGGTTTTGTGCCGGGTTTATTGACCATGGTGCCGGCTGTGTACGTAGGTATATTGACTCGGCACCGATGGTTGCCCTTGTATATTGTCGCCCTTACCACGGTGCTTTTATACCTGTTTTTCCATCAGGGCGGGCCGCTGCTGGGTTTTCTGCTCGAATACGGCCTTCCGGCTGTGATGCTGAACGAAGTAGCCCGCAAGCTGTCGACCCGGTTGCGGGTTATGGTGGTGGCTGCCGGTGCTTGTGTCGGTATTGTTCTGCTGGCAGTCTTTTTTTATGCCTTTCAGTCGTCCGTGACTCCCATGGCCCTGGTGCAACAGGCTTTTCAGGCAAACCTGGAGATGGTGCAGCAGGTGTACCGGGATATGGGGATGGCGAAAGAGCAGCTGGCCTTTTTGCATGATTCAACTCCAATATTGGGGTATTGGGTGGGTATGTTGTTCCCCTCCCTGCTTTTCGGCGCTTATTTTTTACTCAATGGCTTGACTATGGTGATGGTCAGTCTGCTGGGTCGATGGCGTCATACCCCCATAATTTGGGGGGAAGGTCCTTTATTCGAGAACTTTACTGTTTATCCGCAGACCATCTGGGTTTTGATTGGCTTGTGGGTGGTAGTGCTGCTCCCTGGGCTTCCGGAACTGATCCGGTTTTTTCTTTTTAATGGTATTTTTGTCCTGGCATTCTTTTATTTTCTTCAGGGAATGGCCATCTTCCATTGCTACTTGAAAAAATTTCAGGTTGGAGGTGGTGGACGGGCTTTTATCTACTTTCTACTTTTTGCTTTTCACTTTTTACTGGTAGCCGTGGTGATGATCGGATTGTTTGATATGTGGGTGGATTTTCGCAAGTTTAGCCGGAAAGTTAAGAGCTAG